The following proteins are encoded in a genomic region of Pelodictyon phaeoclathratiforme BU-1:
- a CDS encoding UbiA family prenyltransferase: protein MPNYFFRNKIHLSLLSAIGAASWSVYFDIPVNGWAVLTVFLLTFSIYQDNRLTDDVEDTTNDPDGLKNARKNETLITYVTFYLLSFISLVIAFQFGQQAFYTTALIILIGFLYNHKCFPALLSRRLNGARRLKDIYVVKNITPPLDWATAIIFLPLFFEGQTLSPKAWICWGYLFICAFFIEVMWDMRDRRGDLSSGIKTIANTFSFLHTKQFLIITSVISGAVLFLFTFTNILPGSTYFLLANNAAVIVIASMYQENKESFMRKISDVTILLATVLFLSFGLIAFYSR, encoded by the coding sequence GTGCCGAACTATTTCTTCAGAAATAAAATACACCTCTCGCTGCTTTCCGCGATTGGAGCAGCAAGCTGGTCTGTTTATTTCGATATCCCGGTTAATGGATGGGCTGTTTTGACCGTCTTTCTGCTGACCTTTTCGATCTATCAGGACAATCGGCTTACCGATGATGTTGAAGATACGACGAATGACCCTGATGGTCTGAAAAACGCCCGGAAAAACGAAACGCTTATCACCTATGTCACCTTCTACCTGCTCTCCTTTATCTCACTCGTTATCGCCTTCCAATTCGGACAACAGGCATTCTATACAACGGCACTGATCATTCTGATCGGATTTCTTTATAACCATAAATGCTTCCCGGCGTTGCTCTCCCGTCGTTTGAACGGTGCCCGGCGCCTGAAAGATATCTACGTCGTCAAAAACATCACCCCTCCGCTCGATTGGGCCACCGCCATCATCTTTCTTCCCCTCTTTTTTGAGGGTCAGACACTTTCACCGAAGGCCTGGATTTGCTGGGGTTATCTCTTTATCTGCGCATTCTTTATCGAGGTCATGTGGGACATGCGCGACCGCCGGGGCGATCTCTCAAGCGGCATCAAAACCATAGCCAACACCTTTTCCTTTCTGCATACCAAACAGTTCCTCATCATCACGAGCGTGATCTCCGGAGCCGTGCTGTTCTTGTTTACCTTCACGAACATCCTTCCGGGATCCACCTATTTCCTGCTGGCAAATAACGCTGCCGTGATCGTCATCGCCAGTATGTACCAAGAGAACAAAGAGTCGTTTATGCGGAAGATCAGTGACGTAACCATTCTCCTCGCAACTGTTCTGTTCCTCTCCTTTGGCCTGATCGCCTTTTATTCGAGATAA
- a CDS encoding glucosaminidase domain-containing protein produces the protein MTALSNHNIFLANKISRKYFNQAILLFFFFVTSLIPSQNIALAANRVTTDYVITHKNHADSKAAEYAIPANVILAIALVESGAGTSRVATKLNNHFGLTGKNNASWKSQYKQYQNTEESYDHFCKFIAKKVFYDKLKQGAEPEQWITAISKTNYAGNAGVWKRTVLGALNAIKTI, from the coding sequence ATGACTGCATTATCCAACCATAATATTTTTCTTGCCAACAAGATTAGTCGAAAGTATTTCAATCAAGCAATCTTGTTGTTCTTCTTTTTCGTCACCTCACTGATTCCATCCCAAAACATTGCTCTTGCTGCAAACAGGGTGACAACTGATTATGTTATTACCCATAAAAACCATGCTGACTCAAAAGCCGCAGAATATGCTATTCCAGCCAATGTCATATTAGCTATAGCTCTTGTTGAGTCGGGTGCCGGTACCTCACGGGTTGCAACAAAATTAAACAATCACTTCGGGTTAACAGGAAAAAACAACGCTTCATGGAAATCTCAATACAAGCAGTATCAAAATACCGAAGAGTCCTATGATCACTTCTGCAAGTTCATTGCAAAAAAAGTATTTTACGATAAGCTGAAGCAAGGAGCAGAACCGGAACAATGGATAACTGCAATCAGTAAGACAAACTATGCCGGAAATGCCGGAGTCTGGAAAAGAACAGTTCTTGGAGCCTTGAATGCTATCAAAACTATTTAA
- a CDS encoding methylated-DNA--[protein]-cysteine S-methyltransferase codes for MIISFQQTTIGRVAVAELDGAITNLFFADEIVPQQAAVGETELLTQAFRQLNAYLQGELKDFTLPLAPSGTPFMQRVWKNLRTISYGSTATYQDIALASGNPHAARAVGMANHKNPIPLFIPCHRVIGSKGALTGYRGGLQLKMVLLELERRGCG; via the coding sequence ATGATTATCTCTTTTCAGCAGACCACTATCGGCAGGGTTGCAGTAGCCGAGCTTGATGGTGCGATAACGAACCTTTTTTTTGCTGATGAGATTGTGCCGCAACAAGCAGCAGTCGGGGAAACGGAACTGCTCACGCAGGCTTTCCGACAGTTGAATGCCTATCTTCAGGGAGAGTTGAAAGATTTTACGCTTCCGCTTGCCCCTTCAGGAACACCTTTTATGCAGCGTGTCTGGAAGAATCTCCGCACTATTTCCTATGGATCAACGGCGACCTATCAGGATATCGCCCTCGCTTCAGGAAATCCCCATGCAGCGAGGGCGGTGGGGATGGCGAACCACAAAAATCCAATTCCTCTTTTCATACCCTGTCACCGGGTTATTGGCAGTAAGGGTGCACTTACTGGCTATCGTGGCGGACTCCAGTTGAAAATGGTTCTGCTGGAGCTTGAGCGAAGGGGTTGTGGTTAG
- a CDS encoding helix-turn-helix domain-containing protein, whose amino-acid sequence MIEVSRDIPVARLENTFFGIVDIEDSGFELARENHRHDFFEILWFTSSVGVAHYIDFEPYPVESGLVYFMAPGQVHAYEGPSPSGYVIVFSLEMFSTIMNPQLRVLFNPFMNSGVRIGESEHGVLLQLAGLMALECQGKKDFFILRCYLKVFLLQIARIHHESAFALDKAGQRMSLLFELLEANFRKERHAGFYASALGITPKRLNEILHQKFDLTLTRILHIRLILEAKREIAYGRKSFKEIAFELGFSDQAYFSRFFKVQTGMMPAAFRSRMFRHVKSDEADIGSDG is encoded by the coding sequence GTGATAGAGGTTTCTCGTGACATACCGGTAGCACGACTTGAAAATACGTTTTTCGGGATTGTCGATATCGAAGATTCAGGGTTTGAACTGGCTCGTGAAAATCACCGTCACGATTTTTTTGAGATTCTCTGGTTTACCTCTTCGGTCGGTGTGGCTCATTATATTGATTTTGAACCCTATCCTGTCGAATCGGGTCTTGTTTATTTTATGGCTCCCGGTCAGGTTCATGCCTATGAGGGGCCATCTCCATCAGGTTATGTTATTGTTTTTTCGCTTGAGATGTTCAGTACAATCATGAACCCGCAACTCCGGGTGTTGTTTAATCCTTTCATGAACAGCGGGGTCAGGATAGGCGAGAGTGAGCATGGAGTGCTTCTTCAGTTGGCAGGGCTTATGGCTCTTGAATGCCAGGGGAAGAAGGACTTTTTCATTCTGCGCTGTTATCTCAAGGTTTTTCTGCTTCAGATTGCAAGAATCCATCATGAATCTGCTTTTGCGCTTGACAAGGCCGGTCAACGCATGAGCTTGCTGTTTGAGTTGCTGGAAGCAAATTTCCGCAAGGAGCGTCATGCCGGGTTTTATGCTTCGGCACTCGGTATTACTCCAAAACGACTCAACGAAATTCTTCACCAAAAATTCGATCTGACGTTGACTCGTATCTTGCATATCAGGCTTATTCTTGAGGCCAAGAGGGAGATCGCGTATGGCAGAAAAAGTTTCAAGGAGATCGCTTTTGAGCTTGGTTTCAGCGATCAGGCTTACTTCAGCCGTTTTTTCAAGGTTCAGACTGGCATGATGCCGGCAGCCTTCCGGAGCAGGATGTTCCGGCATGTAAAAAGTGATGAGGCAGATATTGGTTCAGATGGATAA
- a CDS encoding efflux RND transporter periplasmic adaptor subunit — MKRFFRIPVLIGMCVPLFFSGCGSGGGGKDPMKQGTPALPVMTLSTSDASVKEEYSALLEGKVNVEIRPQLDGTLQKIYVDEGASVKAGQPLFKIDDRVYREQYNSAFAAQHAAEAGLAVAKLEVEKLLPLVQNKVISDIQLKIARANYQASLAAVEQTRASARSAAVNLGYTVIKAPVSGYIGKIPFRIGSLLSQNQSEWLTLLSDVSEIYASFSMSEIAFMRFRQYYPGVTLQEKVRQVSPVSLIMADGSTFSEKGAISTISGQFDQATGSVRIRAVFRNPEGVLRSGNTGKVVIESLSRNVLLVPQAATVELQDKVFVFQLAKDNKVTKRVIVVSAKSGNNYIVSSGVKQGDVIVTAGIEKLQDGALIKPIKK, encoded by the coding sequence ATGAAAAGATTTTTTCGTATTCCGGTTTTGATCGGCATGTGCGTACCGCTGTTTTTTTCCGGTTGTGGATCGGGAGGAGGTGGTAAAGATCCCATGAAGCAGGGAACTCCGGCCTTACCGGTTATGACGCTCAGCACCTCTGACGCGAGTGTGAAAGAGGAGTATTCAGCTCTTCTTGAAGGAAAGGTCAATGTTGAAATTCGTCCGCAACTCGATGGTACGCTTCAGAAAATATATGTTGATGAAGGGGCATCTGTAAAAGCAGGGCAGCCTCTTTTTAAAATTGATGACCGGGTTTACCGCGAGCAGTATAACAGTGCGTTTGCAGCTCAACATGCCGCTGAAGCTGGGCTGGCTGTTGCAAAGCTTGAGGTCGAAAAACTGCTGCCGCTGGTTCAGAACAAGGTGATCTCGGATATTCAGCTTAAAATTGCGCGGGCAAACTATCAGGCCTCACTTGCTGCTGTTGAGCAGACGAGAGCCAGCGCCCGTTCTGCAGCCGTTAATCTTGGTTATACGGTTATCAAGGCTCCGGTAAGTGGTTATATCGGTAAAATCCCTTTCAGGATTGGCAGTCTGCTCAGTCAAAACCAGAGTGAGTGGTTGACGCTTCTGAGCGACGTCAGTGAGATCTATGCTTCGTTCAGTATGAGCGAAATTGCTTTTATGCGTTTTCGTCAATACTATCCCGGAGTGACATTACAGGAAAAAGTTCGGCAAGTTTCACCGGTTTCGCTGATTATGGCAGATGGCAGCACGTTTTCGGAAAAAGGAGCCATCAGTACTATAAGCGGCCAGTTTGATCAGGCAACAGGCTCCGTCAGGATAAGGGCGGTTTTTCGCAATCCGGAAGGGGTGCTTCGGTCAGGCAATACCGGCAAGGTGGTCATCGAATCGCTTTCACGTAATGTGCTGCTGGTTCCGCAGGCTGCTACCGTTGAGCTGCAGGACAAAGTCTTTGTTTTTCAGCTTGCAAAGGATAACAAGGTGACGAAGCGGGTGATTGTTGTTTCGGCAAAGAGTGGCAACAATTATATCGTGAGTTCAGGCGTGAAACAGGGGGATGTTATTGTTACAGCCGGAATTGAAAAATTACAGGATGGGGCACTCATCAAGCCAATCAAGAAGTGA